One uncultured Caproiciproducens sp. DNA segment encodes these proteins:
- a CDS encoding response regulator transcription factor, whose protein sequence is MPIGKILVVDDDQNICELLRLYIEKEGFEVAIANDGRKALEAFDVESPDLIMLDIMLPELDGWQVCREIRKKSQCPIIMLTAKGEVFDKVLGLELGADDYVVKPFEAKEVVARIKAVLRRLGKNSEETVKEVKYDKLSINLTNYELRVNGVQIDTPPKEMELIYHLASNPNRVFTRDQLLDEVWGFDYYGDSRTVDVHVKRLREKLEGVSEKWALKTVWGVGYKFEVKE, encoded by the coding sequence ATGCCGATTGGAAAAATTTTAGTGGTTGATGACGACCAAAATATATGCGAGCTTCTGCGGCTGTACATTGAAAAGGAAGGCTTTGAGGTGGCGATTGCCAATGACGGACGTAAGGCGCTGGAAGCTTTTGATGTGGAATCACCCGACTTGATTATGCTTGACATCATGCTGCCCGAACTGGACGGCTGGCAGGTCTGCAGGGAAATCCGTAAAAAATCACAGTGCCCGATTATCATGCTCACCGCAAAAGGCGAAGTGTTTGACAAGGTGCTGGGTCTTGAGTTAGGCGCGGACGACTATGTGGTCAAGCCGTTTGAGGCAAAAGAGGTGGTGGCCAGAATTAAAGCCGTGCTGCGCCGCCTTGGCAAAAACAGTGAGGAAACGGTGAAAGAGGTTAAATACGACAAGCTCTCCATCAACCTTACGAATTATGAACTGCGGGTCAACGGAGTTCAGATTGATACTCCGCCAAAAGAAATGGAACTGATTTATCATCTCGCGAGCAATCCGAACCGAGTGTTTACCCGGGATCAGCTGCTTGACGAAGTGTGGGGATTTGACTACTACGGCGACAGCCGCACCGTGGACGTTCACGTAAAACGTCTGAGGGAAAAATTGGAAGGCGTTTCGGAAAAGTGGGCGCTGAAAACAGTTTGGGGCGTCGGCTATAAATTTGAAGTTAAGGAATAA